The following are encoded in a window of Ricinus communis isolate WT05 ecotype wild-type chromosome 4, ASM1957865v1, whole genome shotgun sequence genomic DNA:
- the LOC8278308 gene encoding oleosin H2 codes for MAERLQQQQQQGHDKKGPSTSQILAVVTLLPLSGTLLFLAGATLVGALTGLGVTTPLFVIFSPVLVPAAFVIGLAVLGFSVSGAFGITALSSLSWMLNNFRRMIGLLPQQMEHAKRRVQETTGQLGQKARDVGQTVQSKAQ; via the coding sequence ATGGCTGAGCGCCTACaacaacagcagcagcaaGGGCATGATAAGAAGGGCCCTTCGACCTCACAGATTTTAGCTGTGGTTACCCTTTTGCCTCTTAGTGGCACCCTCCTCTTTCTTGCTGGTGCGACTCTTGTCGGTGCACTTACTGGGCTAGGTGTTACCACTCcactttttgtgatttttagCCCGGTTCTAGTGCCTGCAGCCTTTGTCATTGGCTTGGCAGTGCTAGGGTTTTCGGTCTCGGGTGCTTTTGGGATCACTGCACTTTCTTCCCTGTCGTGGATGTTAAACAACTTTCGCCGGATGATAGGCCTTTTGCCCCAGCAGATGGAACATGCTAAGCGGCGCGTGCAGGAGACGACGGGTCAGTTGGGCCAGAAGGCTAGGGATGTGGGCCAGACTGTTCAGAGTAAGGCCCAATAA